The Aquidulcibacter paucihalophilus genome has a window encoding:
- a CDS encoding type 1 glutamine amidotransferase domain-containing protein — translation MNILMVLTSHDQLGDTGQKTGFWLEEFAAPYYALKDAGADIVVASPKGGQPPLDPKSDEADAQSEDTARFKADEAAQKVLANTVKLDGVSAADFDAVFYPGGHGPLWDLAEDPTSIRLIEAFARADKPVAAVCHAPGVLKSVKGTDGAPLVKGRKVAGFTNSEEEAVGLTEIVPFLVEDMLKANGGDYSKGADWGSWVVTDGKLVTGQNPASSREAAEALLKLL, via the coding sequence ATGAACATCCTGATGGTGCTGACCTCCCACGACCAGCTTGGCGACACCGGCCAGAAGACCGGCTTCTGGCTGGAGGAGTTCGCCGCGCCGTACTACGCGCTGAAGGACGCAGGGGCTGACATCGTCGTGGCCTCGCCGAAAGGCGGTCAGCCGCCGCTGGATCCCAAGAGCGACGAAGCCGACGCGCAGAGCGAGGACACCGCACGCTTCAAGGCGGACGAGGCCGCACAGAAGGTCCTGGCCAATACGGTGAAACTGGACGGCGTCAGCGCGGCCGATTTCGACGCGGTCTTCTATCCGGGCGGTCACGGGCCGTTGTGGGATCTCGCGGAAGACCCGACGTCCATCCGCCTGATCGAGGCCTTTGCCCGGGCCGACAAGCCCGTGGCCGCGGTCTGTCACGCACCGGGGGTGCTGAAGTCGGTCAAGGGCACCGACGGCGCGCCGCTGGTGAAGGGCCGCAAGGTCGCCGGCTTTACCAACAGCGAGGAAGAGGCCGTCGGCCTGACCGAAATCGTGCCCTTCCTCGTCGAGGACATGCTGAAGGCGAACGGCGGCGACTATTCGAAGGGCGCGGACTGGGGCTCCTGGGTCGTGACCGACGGCAAGCTGGTCACCGGCCAGAACCCGGCCTCGTCGCGCGAGGCGGCGGAAGCGCTGCTGAAACTGCTCTAG
- the rplL gene encoding 50S ribosomal protein L7/L12, with protein sequence MADLAKIVEDLSKLTVLEAAELSKLLEEKWGVSAAAPVAMAMPAGGGAAPAEAAEEQTEFTVVLLDGGDKKINVIKEVRGVRSDLGLKEAKDLVEGAPQNVVENVSKQAADEVAKKLTEAGAKVQVK encoded by the coding sequence ATGGCCGATCTCGCCAAAATCGTTGAAGACCTGTCGAAACTGACCGTTCTGGAAGCCGCCGAACTGTCCAAGCTGCTGGAAGAAAAGTGGGGCGTCAGCGCCGCTGCTCCGGTCGCCATGGCCATGCCCGCCGGCGGCGGTGCCGCTCCGGCCGAAGCTGCTGAAGAGCAGACCGAGTTCACCGTCGTCCTGCTGGACGGTGGCGACAAGAAGATCAACGTCATCAAGGAAGTCCGCGGCGTCCGTTCGGACCTGGGCCTGAAGGAAGCCAAGGACCTCGTCGAAGGCGCTCCGCAGAACGTCGTCGAGAACGTCTCCAAGCAAGCCGCCGACGAAGTCGCCAAGAAGCTGACGGAAGCCGGCGCCAAGGTGCAGGTCAAGTAA
- the rplJ gene encoding 50S ribosomal protein L10: MDRAQKAESIETLKGVFADAGAVVVTHNLGLTVADMEDLRGRLRTAGGTFKVVKNRLALKALDAAEGSEYHGLFKGPVGIAYADDAVTAAKITAEYAKANDKFVVLGGFMGEKILDAAGVGVLSKLPSLDQIRASLLGLLNAPATKVAGVVQAPASQLARVFSAYAAKDAA, from the coding sequence ATGGACCGCGCACAAAAAGCCGAGTCGATCGAAACGCTGAAGGGCGTTTTCGCCGACGCGGGCGCCGTGGTCGTGACCCACAACCTGGGTCTGACCGTTGCGGATATGGAAGACCTGCGTGGACGCCTGCGTACTGCCGGCGGCACGTTCAAGGTGGTCAAGAACCGCCTGGCGCTCAAGGCGCTCGACGCCGCTGAAGGCAGCGAATACCACGGCCTGTTCAAGGGTCCCGTGGGCATCGCATACGCCGACGACGCGGTGACGGCCGCCAAGATCACCGCTGAATACGCCAAGGCCAACGACAAGTTCGTCGTTCTGGGCGGCTTCATGGGTGAGAAGATTCTGGATGCAGCGGGCGTGGGCGTTCTGTCCAAACTGCCTTCGCTGGACCAGATCCGCGCCTCGCTGCTCGGCCTGCTCAACGCTCCCGCGACCAAGGTCGCCGGCGTCGTGCAAGCCCCGGCGTCCCAACTGGCCCGCGTTTTCAGCGCCTATGCCGCCAAGGACGCCGCGTAA
- a CDS encoding DUF4153 domain-containing protein, translating into MSNTTEATGRDSLGGATAPLLGPIRIGIGLLQGLGLFWLHRSADSDLRVWPATEPLAFGPLLMVIAFLPLVLLTGLGRLRPVTMAIWTAVAALSLALLGLHDIARQSADTLRGSPFLSGPVAIFSAAALFISHHLVAAADLEKLRIPNFPAFFDTASKALVQLVLSLGFTVAFWALIQLGASLFRVIGLDFLEDLLREEWFAIPVTFLVLATAVHLTDVRDGLIRGVRTVGLMLMSWLLLVMTILAASFLAALPFTGLDGLWETGSATSRVLAAAAALIILINTAYQDGRADNRPPAVLRIAVRVAAVLITPLIVIAVWGLAQRIGQYGLTPDRIIAAACALVGAAFAAGYGWAALSPFWRKGDWMRPLEPTTIWTAVLAVALILLLFSPVLDPARLSVMDQVARLERGAVAPDKFDYRFLRFESGKAGQAALDRLTRSPDAAVATRARAAAVAAGIQPGRPSPAESRPSPADIRIRAYPSGATLPASFIQQYPRLIETLKYCNDDQACAARLIDLDRDGVEDVLIARQTTIGVFKRESGGLWFEWAIYHRNTCADRSKDILQAFAAGRFETVPPTFPDLIVDGVRLRHEEGEPECPGDPESAEPAMPTEVDGRDRRPLVF; encoded by the coding sequence ATGAGTAACACGACCGAAGCGACCGGCCGCGACAGTCTCGGCGGCGCAACCGCCCCCCTGCTGGGTCCGATCCGGATCGGGATCGGTCTGCTGCAGGGCCTCGGCCTCTTCTGGCTTCACCGCAGCGCCGACAGTGACCTGAGGGTCTGGCCCGCGACCGAGCCCCTGGCCTTCGGCCCCCTGCTGATGGTCATCGCCTTCCTGCCCCTGGTGCTGCTGACCGGACTCGGCCGCCTGCGCCCCGTCACCATGGCCATCTGGACCGCCGTCGCGGCCCTCAGCCTCGCCCTTCTGGGCCTGCACGACATCGCCCGTCAGAGCGCCGACACCCTGCGCGGCTCGCCCTTCCTGTCCGGGCCGGTGGCGATCTTCTCGGCCGCCGCCCTGTTCATCAGCCACCATCTCGTGGCCGCCGCCGATCTCGAGAAGCTTCGCATTCCGAACTTCCCGGCCTTCTTCGACACCGCTTCCAAGGCCCTGGTCCAGTTGGTGCTGTCTCTCGGCTTCACCGTCGCCTTCTGGGCCCTGATCCAGCTCGGCGCGTCCCTGTTCAGGGTCATCGGCCTGGACTTCCTCGAGGATCTGCTGCGTGAGGAATGGTTCGCCATCCCCGTCACCTTCCTGGTTCTCGCGACGGCGGTGCACCTGACGGATGTGCGCGACGGCCTGATCCGCGGCGTGCGTACGGTCGGCCTGATGCTGATGTCGTGGCTTTTGCTGGTCATGACCATCCTCGCCGCCAGCTTCCTCGCCGCCCTGCCCTTCACCGGCCTCGACGGCCTTTGGGAGACCGGCAGCGCCACCTCCCGCGTGCTGGCCGCTGCCGCCGCCCTGATCATCCTCATCAACACCGCCTATCAGGACGGGCGCGCCGACAACCGGCCGCCCGCGGTGCTGCGGATCGCCGTGCGCGTCGCCGCCGTACTGATTACGCCCCTGATCGTCATCGCCGTCTGGGGACTAGCCCAACGCATCGGCCAGTACGGGCTGACGCCCGACCGGATCATCGCCGCCGCCTGCGCCCTCGTCGGTGCCGCATTCGCCGCCGGCTATGGCTGGGCCGCCCTCAGCCCCTTCTGGCGCAAGGGCGACTGGATGCGCCCGCTGGAGCCAACCACAATCTGGACGGCCGTCCTCGCCGTGGCTCTCATCCTGTTGCTGTTCAGCCCCGTGCTCGACCCCGCCCGGCTTTCCGTCATGGATCAGGTCGCCCGGCTGGAGCGCGGCGCGGTGGCACCTGACAAGTTCGACTACCGCTTCCTCCGCTTCGAGAGCGGCAAGGCCGGACAGGCGGCGCTGGATCGGCTGACGCGGTCACCCGACGCAGCGGTCGCGACCCGGGCCAGGGCCGCCGCTGTAGCTGCCGGGATCCAACCGGGTCGCCCGTCGCCAGCTGAATCGCGTCCATCACCCGCGGACATCCGCATTCGCGCCTACCCGTCCGGCGCGACACTCCCCGCCTCGTTCATCCAGCAATATCCCAGGCTGATCGAGACACTGAAATACTGCAATGACGATCAGGCCTGCGCCGCCCGGCTGATCGACCTCGACCGCGATGGTGTGGAGGACGTTCTGATCGCCCGACAGACGACAATCGGTGTGTTCAAACGCGAGTCTGGCGGCCTCTGGTTCGAATGGGCGATTTATCACCGGAACACCTGCGCCGATCGGTCGAAGGACATCCTGCAAGCATTCGCCGCCGGTCGGTTTGAGACCGTACCGCCAACCTTTCCGGATTTGATCGTTGATGGGGTCCGCCTGCGACATGAAGAGGGCGAGCCGGAGTGTCCGGGCGATCCTGAATCGGCGGAGCCGGCCATGCCGACCGAAGTCGACGGAAGGGATCGTCGGCCGCTGGTCTTCTGA
- a CDS encoding aspartyl/asparaginyl beta-hydroxylase domain-containing protein, translating to MRRAAEALARRDPQSALGLIDQADAMGATHDGTLNRALALRLLGDFHGALTVLDDALAMQPYDFAALLGKASMLEQIGQGRSAADVYRNALKISPPRDRCPPVIQSQIDHAAGVVRRHAEALRDHMRSKVAALRGQVDAATLDRFDEGLEIYAGLKTAPKQEPLLLDYPRLPAIPFYDRALFPWLETLEAATPIITAELEALLAGGMDDFAPYIAYPKGAPVNQWGELNHSRKWSSLWLWKDGARQDAVCERCPQTAALLESLPMCRQDGFAPTAVFSALQPHTHIPAHTGSSNVRLLTHLPLILPGPARFRVGNTVRDWKMGEAWVFDDTIDHEAWNDADAMRVILIFDVWNPYLSEAEQSLITAMMQARQSFAGG from the coding sequence TTGCGCCGGGCCGCCGAGGCCCTCGCGCGCCGCGATCCGCAATCCGCCCTCGGCCTGATCGATCAGGCCGACGCCATGGGCGCGACGCACGATGGAACACTCAACCGGGCGCTCGCCCTGCGGCTGCTCGGCGATTTCCACGGCGCGCTGACGGTGCTCGACGACGCCCTGGCGATGCAGCCCTATGATTTCGCCGCCCTGCTGGGCAAGGCGTCCATGCTCGAGCAGATCGGCCAGGGTCGGTCCGCCGCCGACGTCTATCGCAACGCGCTGAAGATCTCCCCGCCGCGCGATCGCTGCCCGCCGGTCATCCAGTCCCAGATTGATCATGCCGCCGGCGTCGTCCGCCGCCACGCCGAGGCCCTCCGCGACCATATGCGCAGCAAAGTCGCCGCCCTCCGCGGCCAGGTCGACGCCGCCACGCTCGACCGCTTCGACGAGGGGCTGGAGATCTACGCCGGCCTGAAGACCGCGCCGAAGCAGGAGCCACTCCTGCTCGACTACCCCCGCCTGCCCGCCATCCCCTTCTACGACCGCGCCCTCTTCCCCTGGCTGGAGACGCTGGAGGCCGCCACCCCCATCATCACGGCCGAGCTCGAGGCCCTGCTGGCCGGCGGCATGGACGATTTCGCCCCCTATATCGCCTACCCGAAGGGCGCGCCGGTCAATCAGTGGGGCGAGCTGAACCACTCCCGCAAATGGAGCTCGCTCTGGCTGTGGAAGGACGGCGCGCGACAGGACGCCGTGTGCGAGCGCTGCCCGCAGACCGCCGCCCTGCTCGAATCCCTGCCCATGTGCCGCCAGGACGGCTTCGCCCCCACCGCCGTCTTCTCGGCGCTCCAGCCCCACACCCACATCCCGGCCCACACGGGCTCGTCCAACGTCCGTCTGCTGACCCACCTGCCCCTGATCCTGCCGGGGCCGGCCCGCTTCCGCGTCGGCAACACCGTGCGCGACTGGAAGATGGGAGAGGCCTGGGTCTTCGACGACACCATCGACCACGAGGCCTGGAACGACGCCGACGCGATGCGGGTCATCCTGATCTTCGACGTCTGGAACCCTTATCTGTCGGAAGCCGAGCAGTCCCTGATCACCGCCATGATGCAGGCCCGGCAGAGTTTCGCGGGCGGGTAG
- a CDS encoding sigma-54 dependent transcriptional regulator, with amino-acid sequence MAKTVLVVDDDPTQRRLAQAVLEREGYAVVHAESGGEAIDRLTKGGGADVVLLDMVMPGMSGMEALAEIRTAGVTTPVIVLTASGGVDAVVKAMQAGAQDFFVKPVSAERLLVGVSNALQLTRLTAEVGRLKKHVSGRTSFDDLVGQSPPMRMVKSLGARAAKSSIPVLITGESGVGKEVIARALHGASDRAGKPFVAVNCGALPANLIESILFGHEKGAFTGAHDKHLGKFQEANGGTLFLDEIGELPLDMQVKLLRALQEGEVDPVGAKRSVKVDVRIVSATNRDPAQQVRAGAFREDLFYRLNVFPIEAPSLRERREDIPALIDHFIARFNVEEGKRVAGCAGETLALLSAFDWPGNVRQLENAVYRAIVLADAPFLQPHDFPAISGLSSPPVGEVDRGDSRETERANAGASSIELPPLPETPIRILDERGHLRTLEEIERDLIQHAIEVYAGHMSEIARRLGIGRSTLYRKVREQGLEGILKEVG; translated from the coding sequence ATGGCAAAGACCGTTCTCGTGGTCGACGACGATCCCACCCAGCGCCGCCTTGCGCAGGCCGTGCTGGAGCGTGAGGGCTATGCCGTCGTCCACGCCGAGTCCGGCGGCGAGGCCATCGACCGCCTGACCAAGGGCGGCGGGGCTGACGTGGTCCTGCTCGACATGGTCATGCCGGGCATGAGCGGCATGGAGGCCCTCGCCGAGATCCGTACCGCCGGTGTGACGACCCCGGTCATCGTCCTGACCGCCTCGGGCGGCGTCGATGCGGTGGTCAAGGCCATGCAGGCCGGGGCCCAGGACTTCTTCGTCAAACCCGTCTCCGCCGAACGCCTGCTGGTCGGGGTCTCCAACGCCCTGCAGTTGACCCGCCTGACGGCCGAGGTGGGCCGGCTCAAGAAGCACGTCTCCGGCCGCACCTCCTTCGACGATCTGGTCGGCCAGAGCCCGCCCATGCGGATGGTCAAGTCGCTGGGTGCCCGTGCCGCCAAATCCTCCATCCCGGTCCTGATCACCGGCGAGAGCGGCGTCGGCAAGGAAGTCATCGCCCGCGCCCTGCACGGTGCGTCGGATCGCGCCGGCAAACCCTTCGTGGCCGTCAACTGCGGTGCCCTGCCCGCCAACCTGATCGAGTCGATCCTGTTCGGCCATGAGAAGGGTGCCTTCACAGGTGCCCATGACAAACACCTCGGCAAATTCCAGGAGGCCAACGGCGGCACCCTGTTCCTCGACGAGATCGGCGAACTGCCGCTGGACATGCAGGTCAAGTTGCTGCGCGCCCTCCAGGAGGGCGAGGTCGACCCCGTCGGCGCCAAACGCTCGGTCAAGGTCGACGTCCGCATCGTCTCGGCCACCAACCGCGACCCGGCCCAACAGGTCCGCGCCGGTGCCTTCCGCGAAGACCTGTTCTATCGCCTCAACGTCTTCCCGATCGAGGCCCCGTCCCTGCGCGAGCGCCGCGAGGACATCCCTGCCCTGATCGATCACTTCATCGCCCGCTTCAATGTCGAGGAGGGCAAGCGCGTCGCGGGCTGCGCCGGCGAGACCCTCGCCCTGCTCAGCGCCTTCGACTGGCCCGGCAACGTTCGCCAGCTCGAGAACGCCGTCTATCGCGCCATCGTCCTGGCCGATGCGCCCTTCCTGCAGCCGCATGACTTCCCGGCCATCTCGGGCCTCTCCTCCCCCCCCGTGGGGGAGGTGGATCGCGGCGACAGCCGCGAGACGGAGAGGGCCAATGCCGGCGCCAGTTCCATCGAGCTCCCGCCCCTGCCCGAAACCCCGATCCGCATCCTCGACGAGCGCGGTCATCTCCGCACCCTCGAGGAGATCGAACGCGACCTGATCCAGCACGCCATCGAGGTCTATGCCGGCCATATGTCCGAGATCGCCCGCCGCCTCGGCATCGGCCGCTCGACCCTGTACCGCAAGGTCCGCGAACAGGGACTGGAAGGCATTCTCAAGGAAGTCGGGTGA
- a CDS encoding TonB-dependent receptor: MLLVTTALSGLLAGLIQTAPTPPPQLPPQQPATPVPAAAPAADAFELDNVVTTGVRPRGSVNSDIPPDVTLSAEQIAAYGASNIAELLTYLEPLTRSSRGRADGMPVFLVNGRRISGFREIQGLPPEAIERMDILPEEVALEYGYAADQRVVNFVLKANFRSLTGEVAGRMPTQGGRTTTEIEGNALNISGPIRWSVDAEYERTSPLYESERDIQRDAGTTQFDDVDAFRTLLGQSERSTLRGTYKRDLNNTTQATVSASLEDRSSLSFNGLPGVILTVPVGSPFSTSLSPTPVSRVLNALPLNRETDSLTGGIGVVVDGFLGDDWRWTLNGNYDRVETDTLSGRGFATTGPFQTRLDADDPTANPYGMLSANDFVRLSSDTANSVSEVLSTELVLNGDVFDLPAGGISSTFRIGADTRSLDSTSVRSGLTTERSQSRDRLNSQASFSIPIASRRREVLPAIGDLSANFNVGYEDLSDFGGLTTLGFGVNWSPIEPLSFQLSYTDEHGAPSISQLNDPTISTPNVPVFDFATNQTVLVTRIDGGNAGLNSDNRQVWKAGFNLKPWSETDFRVSSTWTYSLTEDAIAAFPTLTPDLEAALPGRFTRAPVDPTDPPGTVGDLLSFDARPLNFERFERQDIRSGFNYSRAFGAATPAAAPLPGAPGSARPPMSFGGPPPGVVAAAGGGGGGGQFRMGGGGGGRGGMGGMQPGQGRFNLSIYHTYRIQDEIVIATGLPILDLLDGAATGSRGGSSRNEIQAQGGVFRNGMGAFVNANWREGTRVDGGTGPDLDFSDQATVNLNVFIDLNSQASWVAKFPWLKGSRVNFGVQNLFDTRPEVTASAGTTPLNYQSDYLDPQGRVVSLTFRKILF; encoded by the coding sequence ATGCTGCTCGTCACCACCGCCCTGTCCGGCCTCCTGGCCGGCCTGATCCAGACTGCGCCGACGCCCCCGCCGCAACTGCCGCCGCAACAGCCGGCGACCCCGGTGCCGGCCGCCGCCCCGGCTGCGGACGCCTTTGAGCTGGACAACGTGGTCACCACCGGCGTGCGCCCGCGGGGCAGCGTCAACTCCGACATCCCGCCTGACGTCACCCTGAGCGCGGAACAGATCGCCGCCTACGGTGCCTCCAACATCGCCGAACTCCTGACCTATCTGGAGCCCCTGACCCGCAGCTCGCGCGGTCGCGCCGACGGCATGCCGGTCTTCCTGGTCAACGGCCGACGCATCTCCGGCTTCCGCGAGATCCAGGGCCTGCCGCCCGAAGCCATCGAGCGGATGGACATCCTCCCCGAGGAGGTCGCGCTGGAATACGGCTACGCCGCTGACCAGCGGGTCGTGAACTTCGTGCTCAAGGCCAATTTCCGCTCCCTCACCGGCGAGGTCGCCGGCCGCATGCCCACCCAGGGCGGTCGCACCACCACCGAGATCGAAGGCAATGCACTCAACATCTCGGGCCCGATCCGCTGGTCGGTGGACGCCGAATACGAACGCACCAGCCCGCTGTACGAATCCGAGCGCGACATCCAGCGCGACGCGGGCACGACGCAGTTCGACGACGTCGACGCCTTCCGCACCCTGCTGGGCCAGAGCGAGCGGTCCACCCTGCGCGGCACCTACAAGCGCGACCTGAACAACACCACCCAGGCCACCGTCAGCGCCAGCCTCGAGGATCGCTCCAGCCTGAGCTTCAACGGCCTGCCGGGCGTGATCCTGACGGTGCCCGTCGGAAGCCCGTTCTCGACCTCGCTCTCGCCCACCCCGGTCAGCCGCGTCCTGAACGCCCTCCCCCTGAACCGCGAGACCGACAGCCTGACCGGCGGCATCGGTGTGGTCGTCGACGGCTTCCTCGGCGATGACTGGCGCTGGACCCTCAACGGCAACTACGACCGCGTCGAAACCGACACCCTCAGCGGCCGGGGCTTCGCCACCACCGGTCCGTTCCAGACGCGGCTGGACGCCGATGACCCGACGGCCAACCCGTACGGCATGCTGTCGGCCAACGACTTCGTCCGCCTGTCCAGTGACACCGCCAACTCGGTCTCCGAGGTGCTGTCGACCGAACTGGTGCTGAACGGAGACGTGTTCGATCTGCCGGCCGGCGGCATCTCCTCCACCTTCCGCATCGGCGCCGACACCCGGTCCCTGGACTCCACCAGCGTCCGCTCCGGCCTGACCACCGAACGCTCCCAGTCGCGCGACCGCCTCAACAGCCAGGCCAGCTTCAGCATCCCCATCGCCAGCCGCCGCCGCGAGGTTCTGCCCGCGATCGGCGACCTGTCGGCCAATTTCAACGTCGGCTATGAGGACCTGTCGGACTTCGGCGGCCTGACCACCCTCGGCTTCGGCGTGAACTGGTCGCCGATCGAGCCCCTGTCGTTCCAGCTCAGCTACACCGACGAGCACGGTGCCCCGTCGATCTCGCAACTGAACGACCCGACCATCTCCACCCCCAACGTCCCGGTGTTCGACTTCGCCACCAACCAGACGGTGCTGGTCACCCGCATCGATGGCGGCAACGCCGGTCTGAACTCGGACAACCGCCAGGTCTGGAAGGCCGGCTTCAACCTCAAGCCCTGGTCCGAGACCGACTTCCGCGTCAGCTCGACCTGGACGTACAGCCTCACCGAAGACGCTATCGCCGCCTTCCCGACCCTAACGCCGGACCTCGAGGCCGCCCTGCCAGGGCGCTTCACCCGCGCGCCCGTCGACCCTACCGACCCGCCCGGCACGGTCGGAGATCTGCTCTCCTTCGACGCCCGTCCGCTGAATTTCGAACGGTTCGAGCGCCAGGACATCCGCAGCGGCTTCAACTATTCGCGGGCCTTCGGTGCGGCCACGCCTGCGGCCGCCCCCCTGCCCGGCGCACCCGGCAGCGCCCGCCCGCCGATGAGCTTCGGTGGCCCACCGCCCGGCGTCGTCGCTGCCGCAGGCGGCGGTGGCGGCGGCGGTCAGTTCCGCATGGGCGGCGGTGGCGGCGGACGCGGCGGCATGGGCGGCATGCAGCCCGGCCAGGGCCGCTTCAACCTGTCGATCTACCACACCTACCGGATCCAGGATGAGATCGTCATCGCCACCGGCCTGCCGATCCTCGACCTGCTGGACGGCGCCGCCACCGGTTCGCGCGGCGGCAGTTCCCGCAACGAGATCCAGGCCCAGGGCGGCGTCTTCCGCAACGGCATGGGTGCCTTCGTCAACGCCAACTGGCGCGAGGGCACCCGCGTCGACGGCGGAACCGGCCCGGACCTCGATTTCTCGGATCAGGCGACGGTCAATCTGAACGTTTTCATCGACCTCAACTCCCAGGCCTCATGGGTGGCGAAATTCCCCTGGCTCAAGGGCTCGCGGGTCAATTTCGGGGTCCAGAACCTGTTCGACACCCGCCCCGAGGTGACCGCCAGCGCCGGCACCACCCCGCTGAACTATCAGTCCGACTACCTCGACCCCCAGGGCCGGGTGGTCAGCCTGACGTTCCGGAAGATCCTCTTCTAG
- a CDS encoding DUF2312 domain-containing protein, which yields MADDASFDSSPDVLTSAAQGRLRTVIERLERLEEDKAAVMADMKEVFLEAKGEGYDVKILRKVIRIRKQDKAKRQEEDAILDLYLSALGEI from the coding sequence TTGGCCGACGACGCTTCCTTCGATTCCTCGCCCGACGTCCTGACCTCGGCCGCCCAGGGCCGGCTGCGCACCGTGATTGAGCGGCTGGAGCGGCTCGAAGAGGACAAGGCCGCCGTCATGGCCGACATGAAGGAGGTCTTCCTTGAGGCCAAGGGCGAGGGCTATGACGTGAAAATCCTCCGCAAGGTCATCCGCATCCGCAAGCAGGACAAGGCCAAGCGGCAGGAGGAGGATGCGATCCTCGACCTGTACCTCTCGGCGCTCGGCGAGATCTGA
- the ykgO gene encoding type B 50S ribosomal protein L36, translating to MKVRSSLKSLKTRHRDCKVVRRKGIVYVINKTDPRFKAKQG from the coding sequence ATGAAGGTCCGTAGCTCGCTCAAGTCGCTCAAGACCCGCCACCGCGACTGCAAGGTCGTGCGCCGCAAGGGTATTGTGTACGTGATCAACAAGACCGACCCGCGCTTCAAGGCGAAGCAGGGCTAA
- a CDS encoding BLUF domain-containing protein produces the protein MAKDLCRLVYRSESRIDHNDDAGLDRIFRTSVKNNLRDRITGALALPDGKFVQVVEGTRRDVEALMVRIRADDRHFNVAVLGDWSVTARLFEGWAMARPDPEPLSNQAFRIVTQDGSGVQVTGILLGMTRAPATAWL, from the coding sequence ATGGCGAAAGACCTGTGCAGGCTGGTGTATCGGAGCGAGTCCCGGATCGATCACAACGACGATGCAGGGCTCGACAGAATTTTCAGAACATCGGTGAAGAACAACCTTCGGGACCGGATCACCGGTGCCCTTGCACTGCCGGACGGCAAATTCGTTCAGGTCGTCGAGGGCACCAGGCGGGACGTCGAGGCGTTGATGGTGCGCATCCGCGCCGATGATCGACATTTCAATGTCGCGGTTCTGGGGGACTGGTCGGTCACCGCCCGGCTGTTCGAGGGCTGGGCGATGGCGCGGCCCGATCCGGAGCCGTTGAGCAATCAGGCCTTCCGCATCGTCACCCAGGACGGCAGCGGCGTGCAGGTGACGGGCATTCTGCTGGGCATGACCCGGGCACCGGCGACGGCCTGGCTGTAG